The genomic window ATGGAGTTGGAGTTGGTTTTTAGGCCAGCCTCGGATAGGTGCAAGAGGTAGTCAAGAagtttgtgtggggcaggagaaaggatctagtgccttttgctcacaccacaaggAAAAGCCTCCTTCACTTCAACCTGTAGGACTTCTAGTAGCAAGCTTtctagaagctaccaggacctgcagcatcaacctttcaacatccaggctgtgagtgatgggcctggaggttgggatgctgcagcctgccctgatcctgcatgattAGATttgggggaagtccccagactgatcagtttccgGAAGGAAAACCAGACCCGTctgccaatgaggggctatgagaattttagtccctctgtcctcacaaagcttcaGGAGGGTATGCATATGGAAGACCCTTGCCCTAATGACAAGCAAAGGCATCAGGAGGCTgatttgccatctgacctgtaaaGGGaacagaactgagtcaccttcccATTGCAGAGGGATGCGAACAAGTCCATGTCTAGggttccccagaggcagaagatccgaTTTGCTACCCTTAGTCGAGcgaccacttgtggggtctgaaggcccaACTCAATCTGTCCGCTATTACGTTTTCTGCTCCAGAGCACCATTCCATGGGTCaaagcccaggaccagatctggactgcttcctgacagaggaggtatgaccctgtgcttccctgcttgttgacttACCAACTGAGGTGagactttgggtaattgatgaaccctagtgactccagcacctgGATCAATCTCCCCTGCCTGAGCagcactcttgaccagccaatcatccaaataaaGGGAAAATACTCACTCCCAGCCTGCGGAGGTGCACCCACACCACGGCTAGACACCTCAAagacatggtgggggggggggggggggtgtttcgaaGCTAGCCTGAACGGCAACACTACTAGACATGCTGTTTTCCCACCTCAagtctgagatacttcctgtgacctggaaagATCTATGTGAGTGTAGGTGTCTtaaatcaagggagcatagccagtcctcttcttgcaggaggggaatcaatgtgcccaaggaaaccatcctgaactctTATTTTAGAAATCTGATCAAGGCCCTCAAGGTCTAAGGTGAGACAGAATCCCCATGTTCTTTTGAATCAGAaagtactgggagtagaatccttgcCCTCGTGGGGCAGGCTCAACtgctctggccgttaagagggctAAGAGCTGATGTACTATCAGCCCCCAAAACGGGTACTGAGgagaatttggcaggacacccaataggttgTCTGTACCCTTGGCGGACGATAGACAGAACCCCATAAGTTGTGCgatgcccctaggcagaggatgCGCCCTCGGGTACCAACTAGGCCAAGACAACATGAAACGAAGGGGTGAAACACGACAGAGGCAGTGGGGGCAACCGACGCCGGCAAGCACAGAGGCACTGCCCCCACAGGGTATGGAAGCAGAAAGCTTACAGAATCACCTGATTTAAGATACAGGGGAACTGAGAGGGACCCGTACACGGCATGAAAACGAAAAGTGGAAAGTTTTCCCCAAACACtttcagagagaaagaaagtgagctCAGTAACAGTGAGGCAAAAGCCCtgtggaaaataaaaacaaacctgaAGCGGGACCCTGGACGCGTGgattagggcatgctcagtgtgcctagtcaaactgacatatgttttctgtgccaggctccatccgatgtcacccatgtgtcatcatcctgcttgttctaggagaaaccAGAACTTTCCCTACCCTTAGAACAGGGGTCGGCAATCAATGGAatgtgaggcttttttttttttttttttaaacactggtaGGGAGGCAGCAGCCCAGCACTGAATAGCAGCTGAGTGGTCACTGCTGATAAAGACAAGCAGACCAGTGTAGCATAGGTATCACAATACCATGGAGATACATCCCTCACATTCCCTTGGCAGCGGGAGTCATGTTCAAACACCTCCTGCTGCCACGGAGCCAGTCTCACAGCTCTTATCGCGAGACCAGCCCGATGGCAGCAGGAGACATTTGGTTAAACGCAACTGCTGCGCGTGCCATGATCAGGCAAGCTGCCATAGGAGGCCAGCCTGCAGCAAAAAAGGGACCTGGTGGCTGCCAGCAGACTTcctcttgctggtggctgaagacttCAGAGCCTATAGGCCACTGCAGAGTACATCCTGTGACAGCCAAAGAGACACAGGACCCATCGGCTGCCAGGAGACCCCATGATAGCAGAGAAGAGGCACAGGCAAGTATGTTTTGCAAGCTGGAATGAGTGGGTGGGTGATTACATGTGGAGAGAGAATGCCATGGGAGAAAGCGTGAGATTGCAAACAGGGAAAGGGAGACAGTGTGTGTGGATTGGAGACTAGAGAAGGAAGTCTGTGTgtacctcccccaccccaataaTTTATGaccatctcagggtgactggaaatcagaagctcccaggtatagagagcagtTTTATCATCCttaaaagttttaaattattgcGTGTTTTGATGTGTCTGCAGTTTAGAAatgttattggtatttggaaaaatgttttaaaatttgtgtacGAGTTTAATTACTGGATGCTATTCCAtttgccagctgttttgaaatatttattcttaatATTTTAGTATTTGGATTGTTTTATCTTAAttgtgtttgatgttttatgaggcatattACTGTTTTAAAAATGACTCAAtcaggaggaaaaagaaaaaaaaaaaaaatcaccacattgtggaaaacagagaaagctagggaaccgcagggtcaactgcctgcctctgctgggagacagagaaatactgaagggacgcagggtgagtactgtcctgatataggataccttttcagtttctctgtctccctctgctggacaggaggctcaacccactgtctgggctgatccgggtacgtacagggaataatgttttcccattgttgcatatgcagagtttttttttttgttttgttttttttgctgtttccaGTTGTTTGCTTGTGTTTCTAATTTATATTACTTTGTGTCACTTTATTCtggatttggtgaggttctgcatgtgtgacagattatatattcagctaactagcatgtagtttgtgtagggatctatatagcagcctggcctgttttcctaatagggggtgtgtATTGGAGAGAAAagggacagatttttttttatataatttttttttcataagaaaAACATGATTTTTACATAGCTAATTTAAACTGAAAGTTAAATTAATATTCAAGAGTTGTGTGAAAGGAATCTGGTGGTTCAGAGTGCCAGCCGGCCTTATCtacccctcccccgatttaaatCTTAGCAcaccatttcaaaaaaaaaaaaaaaaaaaagaaaaaaggctgcCTACCCCTACCTTAGAAAGTCTGATATGCAGCTTACCGAGGCTAACAAGGACATGGCGCAGCTCAGCTGCGTTCACCgttccattcccttccttatcAAAGACCCGCAGCCCCTCCACATAGTCCTCATGAGTGCCCTGCTCTCTGTTCTTGCTAACAGCCATTAACATGGGCAGGAAGCGTTCAAAGTCCAACATCTTTGTGCTCAACTctgcaaatacaaaaaaaagagggCATGATTAGAACCCAAGGACACCCCGAGTAAGGCCAGGGATTTTCTGACCTGGGGGCCGCACACACCAGCCCTATCCCACATGACCTCCATGCCCAAACAGTCTATAAGAATCCATGAAGGCCAAGATTGTACATTTCAAGAACTGAATGGGCTTTATCCAAAGATTATACATTTAGAGATATTATAGGCTTCAAcagatcccaatactcaaaagtGCTGAAATATGAGAGTGAATCTGTCTCCATCCTATAAAACTTAAGACAATCATTGATGAATAGCAACAGTATTTGCAAACCCACAAAAAAcctaaaaagatgaaaaaaaattacacacaGGGCATGGCTGACAGTGTGCTAGTAATGTATCTAGAGAGATTGTTACCCGTTAATTCTCTTCTCTTGAATCCAGTTAAACCAATCCAGACAAGTCAATTGTTCCAGAAGATGGAGGTAGAGAGCACAGCTACGGTGTAGATATGCAACACACTAGAGGCAGTGCTGCCAACAGGGGTCGGGGCAGGTAGGTTGTGTGGAAGATTCTGGTTTTAACCACACAATGCAGTGTTAAAATGTTGGTGGCACGTCTGGCCTCTTGAGAGAAATCCAAAGCATGGGAAGAAGGTACATATCAATTCATATTGTGCCTTTCCAGCCAGGAAGTTCAAGGAAAGCAATTCATGGTTAAAAACAGACCGCATTAGCTTACCTAGTTATAGATATTCAGAGGGATAACAGTGTtggtctggtgtagcaaaaaaagTCAAGTGAGTGGCACCTTATAAACTTAGCCAATTTGAGGCATATTAGTCAATCTAAAAGAGGAGCCACATGCTTTGTGTCATTTAGTTATATACAAGAATATTTAAATATATGCTAGAAACAGAAGTTTGTAGAGTTACTTAGGTTATAAAAGTATCAAGTAAGGTGAGGGAGACTATCAGAGGCCTATTGATATGCATATGAAGTAGTTAGCAGCTTTCTTCAGAGGTTTAAGTCCTTAAGAGTCCCTACCTCTATCAGCAATATAGATTCTATGTACAGTATTCAGGAGCTATGTACAGGGATTTACAGAGAAAGGATATAAGTCAACTCAGCCACATCCTGGTGGGCAGGTTTAAGATTATCAAAAAACTCTGCACAGTGTCATTGGCAGATGGAAAAAAAGCTGTTTCAGAGAGCCAGTTCTTGCTCTTGCCTAAAGGCAGGTTCAGATCAGCCTAGAGTCTTTGGGAGCAGGGAATCTGGAGAGTTTCCGATCCCAGCTTATGGGCGGATTTCTAAAGGCACAGGCCTTTTGCGATTTGAAGGCAATGCATAAGGCTTTGAATTGGACCTGGTAAGGAACTGCAATCAGATTAAGAAAACAAAGCAGAAAGGTACAGAAAATCCCAACTGTATTGGgcaccactggcctgattaagtaTCATCCTGGTGCACCTTTACATATTATGAATGGCAGAAAGTATATCTCTGGTACAACGCAAGCAGTAATGGCATTGGTAGTagagtaaatattaaaaagatcaCATCCAACATACTTTGACTTAATGAGGGAGGTTCATTCCGGTCATAGTATGTGCAAAGgctaacccatttggagacactgccccAAGAAAGCCTACGTATGGGCCTGGGGGAAAGCACTGCTGCAGGCAGTGCCCCTCCATGAACGAAGATAGCCCCTTACCTCATCACATATAGAGTAGGAACGGTCTGCAGTGGGGCCTGCACACGCCTTCTCctctcaagtccaaatctgcaacTTAAAGCCTAAAGCAGCCCCCTCTCCTCTGCAAACAAACTGCACTAAAGCAGATGCCAATGAAAACGAGCGGCACAAAAACACACTCTGGAAATCCCATAAGATTTCCCACTACATCGATATccaatggataaaaaaaaaaaaaaaagccagaaaaaaataCACCTGTGGgtactcaggaacgaggtacaaaGTAAGGTGAAATTGAAGAAGTGGTTTACAGAAAGCCTGGCCAGCATTATCCTTGAGATCTACCAGGTACTCGCAACCCAAAACGAACCATTGTTGGAGGCAAGATGCtggggctcaatggaccttgctctgacacAGCTTGGCAAATCTTGTGTGCACAAGTAGGgaagggaccttcatttttttcccagaaattttatcagggtttattttgaCAAGAACATGAGAAGAGTCAGTaggggaaaaaaatgcatttttcaggAGAATATCTgaattttggtggacagaagctgCCCACCGTCTCAGTCTCTCCCAACCCACCTAAATAACCTCCCCTCAAATGATCCTGATCCCTTTACTCCCCTCCCCAGCATTTCCCCCTTTTCTGCCACTTTCAGTCTCCCTTTccaaaaatccccccccctccagaaGTTCTCCCAAAAAACCTCCCACCCCAGAATCCCTTCTCTCAAAATCTTTTTGCTCTCCCAAgaatccatccccccccccccccatctctctcccccttcaaAGAACTGCCCCCGCTCTCCCCACCCAAGAATCCCCTCTCCCAAACCataattcatccttaccagctcCGGTGGCTCCAAGCTCCTCCTCTGTCTTGTTTTCGGCATCACGCTCGTTTCCCTACACTGCACATCAGAGAGGCAGAGATCCTGCCAGGAAGCTCTGGCGGGTGACTGAATCACAGCCGGGCACTGCCCGACCCGATGGCAGCCACACTCCTACAGGATCCAAGAGGCGCCTTGCAGGCTCAGTTCTGCTGACCTCCTCTCCCATGTGCCGGAAAAGCTCTCACCTAGGCAGGTGGCTTCCAGCACCCGGCGAGGAGATCCAACAGAACTGAGCCTGCAAGGCAGctctcctgctcctgcaggcgaGCATGGCTGAGGCACTTTTTCACTGCTGTACTTCTAgcaggttcttcagcctgcacagaCTTGGGGGCGCTACAAGAAACGCTGCCTCTGCAACTGCTGAAGATGCACattagggtgaaaatctgttCAAACCAAAATTTTTACCTTTgcaaaaaatccaggaatttacaaatgaaaattctggttaaatgaaaaatgaacgtCTCTATGGACGAGATACATACAGGCATTGTAGTTGTTACTAACTGCTGAGGTGGCTAAAATATCTTGCACacagttttgtttcttttttagattAAAAGACATTTGTTCTAATTCTGGCAAGTGTAGGAGAGTTAAGAAAAAAAGTTTCAGCCTAGTTTTCTATAACACTGGTCTCATGCATCTATTAACTTCAGAGCCATTCATCCTTTTTCATTCAAATCTGTCAGTGCCCAGTGACCCTTGGCTTCTACTTTTCGTGTACCCTTAGCACTTAGAACCtcagggaggtggtggtggttctCTTTCCCATAGGGAAAACAGCCAGCTCAATTACTCGGTGAGGTCACGTCACCTTGTGACATCATGGAGCATTTTGAAAGATGCCCCGCAATTGGTTAATGCCTGTGGTCCCCAGCTGACTGAGTACCTTCCTGGTAGGGGAAGGAGAGTGGGAGGGTGAAGAACAAGCTCTAAATCTAATATTTACCTGGTGACTGATGCAGAaattcaagaacataagaaactgccatgctgggtcagaccaagggtccatcaagcccagcatcctgtttccaacagaggccaaaaccaggccacaagaacctggcaattacccaaacactaagaagatcccatgctactgatgcaattaatagcagtggctattccccaagtaaacttgattaatagccattaatggacctctcctccaagaacttatccaaaccttttttgaacccagctacactaactgcactaaccacatcctctggcaacaaattgcagagctttattgtgcgttgagtgaaaaagaattttctccaattagtcttaaatgtgctatctgctaacttcatggaatgccccctagtctattatctaaaagtgtaaataacagattcacatctactcattcaagacctctcatgatcttaaagacctctatcatatccccccctcagccgtctcttctctaagggGTGGGAAAATATTTATGGCTACTAAGATTGAGCTGGCAAACGCCAAAATAGGTGATCTTTACAGAgcttaaatatatttctttagtctaatataaaaaaaaaaaaagttagtaacTGAGAAAGACAGGCAAATAAAGTTTAGGAGCCAAGTAAAGTCACTTTTCATTTTTGGCTAACTTGCATCTGTTATTTTCCATgcaagttttttttcttcttgtggaATGTCGCCTTTGTCATGGATATTACTCAGGCCCTTCTTGTCCCAACCCTCTTCCTCCCTGCTCTAAACCCCACCCCTCTTCCCGATCATTGGCATCTTTTTTTCAGCCGAACCAGCACCCAGAATATTTCCAGCCCCTCCAACGGCATCAAAACCTCTGAACCAAAGGAGAACACAGGCATAATGAAATAGTCATACATTtctcttttaaaacattttaggtcTCAAGATGCTAACAACTGTCATTCTCCAAGTGAGATTTCCAGAGTCCTCTATCAGTATAAAACCTTGCTGAGGGCAATACTTGTTTTTAAGTAGATCAGAAACAATGGAAAAGTTGGTGATAAGAGTATGAGGCagggaaggaggttagggttTTGAGTTTATTCTGCATTTCTCCTCAATTGAAAGGCACAGCCCAGCACCGCAAAAAAAAAGCCTCCAAGCAAGGGCTCACTCACCCTCCGGCTTGGGATTGCCAAGAACTTTTATAACTTCAGCGTTGGTCGGGTTCTGACCCAGGGCCCTCATCACATCACCGCACTGGCTCAGCTGGATTTTGCCATCTCCGGTCTTGTCAAAGAGTTGGAAAGCCTCCCTGAAttctgaggagaggagaaaggtcaAATCAAAAAGCAGGACAGGCAGCGTGCTCATAGCAGGCACCACACACTCGTGAGCAGGCCAGAGATTCAGCGTTCTTTACAACGCCTGGGTCACGGCAGCACAACACAATGTTAGAGCCAATCCAGAATGCATCAAGTAGTTAGAACACATgctgattttaaaacctgcagtgGAAGTATTTACCTCTTaaaaagagggagggggggacacTTCAAGTTTGCTAATCTCATCCTTAGCACAGGCACATGCATGTTTGTCTCTGGGGGAAGTTGGATAGCCACCATTAGCAGCCTGTCAAAATGCTAAAAGCAAATCTTTCAGGGAATGCTTCACTTCAGGATCGAGTGTCACACCTGCCTCCCTAGTCACGGCTCCATCACGTACGACACGGCAGGAGACTGGAAGCCATCGACGTTTCACAGGCATCTACCTCAGGCCACCTCTCTCAGGTGAGCACAGACTCCGTGGTCTCTGCTCTTTTCCCAACCCATCTCAGCAACCACAGACACCAAGATAGACTTACACAGGTTCTGCTGGTGGCAGGGAATGACTTTCAATGGCACTGCTCCTATGGACTTCACTTGAGAAAATgcgttcaatatatttttttttgaaattttttttatttattcttttcaaaaACAGAAAACGCAACAGACCTTCAGATGAGTAATAGTCAGCAACACACAGGATTTACACAGCCCTGTATACAATAGTAGAGTGAAAGATCCCCCATTCGATCATAATTGTCTGGTGCACTTGTCATGTAACAAATAAACCGTTTATATAATATCACGTGTTCTGTCATTCTTGGAATATATCAAACATCTTGGTATTAGGCTGTAGCCCCCCCTGAtcataccctccccccccttacTGTACTAACCCAACTATGTGCAAGCAAGAATCAATGCTGTTTAGTTTTCCACTCTTGGTAAGGTTCCCATATGGCAAAGAAATTATTAACTCGATCATGCTGAACAGCAGTAAGATATTCCAACTGGTAGACTCTATCCAATCTAGAAAGGACATGTGCGAAGGTGGGCGCTTTATCAGCCTTCCATCTGAACGCAATTTCACACCGTGTGGCTACAAAAATGTGCAATGTCAACCTTCTTTGTTTGTCGCTACCCGTCCCCCCAACCAGACCTAGTAGGCAACCCTTGGGGTCTAGCGGAACAACTACCCCAAATATCTTGGAGGCAAACCGGGTCACTTCAGCCCACAGGCCCTGTACAGTTTTACAcctccaccacatatgaaaaagtGTACCCTTCTCCCCACACTGGCGCCAGCAGCGGTCACTCAGCTGGGGTTGTATACAATGTAATCTCTCCGGTGCCATATACCACCTATACAGTAATTTATATCCATTCTCTAATGTTGGCAGAGATAGAGCCCCGTCCCATAATCATGTGACATTGGTCCCAGTC from Rhinatrema bivittatum chromosome 3, aRhiBiv1.1, whole genome shotgun sequence includes these protein-coding regions:
- the LOC115087484 gene encoding myosin light polypeptide 6-like isoform X2, which translates into the protein MCDFSEDQISDRVPPLKQIAEFREAFQLFDKTGDGKIQLSQCGDVMRALGQNPTNAEVIKVLGNPKPEELSTKMLDFERFLPMLMAVSKNREQGTHEDYVEGLRVFDKEGNGTVNAAELRHVLVSLGEKMSEEEVEALVAGQEDSNGCINYEAFVRHIMSA
- the LOC115087484 gene encoding myosin light polypeptide 6-like isoform X1, which translates into the protein MCDFSEDQISDRVPPLKQIAEFREAFQLFDKTGDGKIQLSQCGDVMRALGQNPTNAEVIKVLGNPKPEELSTKMLDFERFLPMLMAVSKNREQGTHEDYVEGLRVFDKEGNGTVNAAELRHVLVSLGEKMSEEEVEALVAGQEDSNGCINYEELVRIVMSG
- the LOC115087484 gene encoding myosin light polypeptide 6-like isoform X4, which produces MCDFSEDQISEFREAFQLFDKTGDGKIQLSQCGDVMRALGQNPTNAEVIKVLGNPKPEELSTKMLDFERFLPMLMAVSKNREQGTHEDYVEGLRVFDKEGNGTVNAAELRHVLVSLGEKMSEEEVEALVAGQEDSNGCINYEAFVRHIMSA
- the LOC115087484 gene encoding myosin light polypeptide 6-like isoform X3, producing MCDFSEDQISEFREAFQLFDKTGDGKIQLSQCGDVMRALGQNPTNAEVIKVLGNPKPEELSTKMLDFERFLPMLMAVSKNREQGTHEDYVEGLRVFDKEGNGTVNAAELRHVLVSLGEKMSEEEVEALVAGQEDSNGCINYEELVRIVMSG